The Leadbettera azotonutricia ZAS-9 genome has a window encoding:
- a CDS encoding ATP-binding protein: MTPLSETESRDLLEVVESRCSNNSTIFTSQVEPGGWHGKIGSVPIADAILDRTVHNSYTVNIRGEKSMCKRKSVI, from the coding sequence TTGACCCCCCTTTCTGAAACTGAAAGCCGGGACCTTCTTGAAGTAGTTGAGTCCCGCTGTTCCAATAATTCCACCATATTCACAAGCCAGGTAGAACCAGGCGGCTGGCATGGAAAGATTGGCTCTGTTCCCATTGCTGACGCTATTCTCGACCGGACAGTTCATAATTCTTATACCGTCAATATCCGGGGAGAAAAATCTATGTGTAAACGCAAGAGTGTCATTTAA